A part of Silvimonas soli genomic DNA contains:
- a CDS encoding sensor histidine kinase → MKRALIILASLGTILLFLLATASGNTSAFAKYYTVLLTINGLMLLGMIVLVGVRLMQLVQKVKAKVFGSRLTLRMVLMFSLVAVLPGALVYTLSVQFLNRSIETWFDVRVEGALDRGLNLGHNAIDFQQNDLLRKARVIALDIHDENGTSLLSRLTRLRDQIGVQEISVFDETGQTIAHIGNESAGLFPSIPDRNQLRMAMQGPVKQLETDTDKGLTMRVMMPVHDTGLSERTRILQLRQPIDPSLAADAELVEQVRADYKQLSQSRQGLKLIYSLTLTLALLMALLGAVALAIYLSDKLAAPLSVLAEGTRAVASGDYSQRQPVISRDELGILTHSFNRMTRQLGDARTALEQHQAEQEAANAYLEAMLGSLTAGVMSFDDSWTLASANQSALRILGIDPNRLGDIPLMRWSELYPALTTLCDQVLMGFAGKEEHWEKEAEVADEKRILQIRGTRLAVGESRSGYLVVFDDITDLISAQRDAAWGEVARRLAHEIKNPLTPIQLAAERMELKLADKLDQSGKDLLTRNSQTIVKQVAALKQMVDAFRDYARKPTGKKRPLDLRQLLSEVLVLYEAAPVKYEDLTGGALIVDGDATHLRQVIHNLLQNAQDAIHSQESGQAVDGVFNKPQICVRTEKTDKFARLVVEDSGNGFQPDILPRVFEPYITTKQKGTGLGLAIVKKIIDEHHGRIQAGNRETGGAWVRIDLPLAEE, encoded by the coding sequence ATGAAGCGGGCGCTCATCATTCTGGCCTCGCTGGGCACAATTCTGCTGTTCCTGCTGGCCACCGCTTCCGGCAATACCTCGGCCTTCGCCAAGTATTACACCGTGCTGCTGACCATCAACGGCCTGATGTTGCTGGGCATGATCGTGCTGGTGGGCGTGCGCCTGATGCAGCTGGTGCAAAAGGTCAAAGCCAAGGTCTTTGGCTCGCGGCTCACTTTGCGCATGGTGCTGATGTTCTCGCTGGTGGCGGTGTTGCCCGGCGCGCTGGTGTACACCTTGTCGGTGCAGTTTCTGAACCGCTCCATCGAAACCTGGTTTGACGTACGGGTGGAAGGCGCCCTCGATCGCGGCTTGAACCTCGGTCACAACGCCATTGATTTCCAGCAGAACGACCTGCTACGTAAAGCGCGGGTCATCGCCCTGGATATCCACGATGAAAACGGCACCTCGCTTCTTTCCCGTCTGACTCGTTTGCGCGATCAGATTGGGGTACAGGAAATCAGCGTTTTTGATGAAACCGGGCAGACCATTGCGCATATCGGTAACGAAAGCGCCGGGTTATTCCCGAGTATCCCCGACCGCAATCAGCTACGCATGGCCATGCAAGGGCCGGTCAAACAACTGGAAACAGACACCGACAAGGGTCTGACCATGCGCGTGATGATGCCAGTGCATGACACCGGTTTATCTGAGCGCACGCGCATCTTGCAGCTACGCCAGCCAATTGACCCTTCACTGGCCGCCGATGCCGAACTGGTCGAACAAGTCCGCGCCGATTACAAACAGCTCTCGCAATCGCGCCAAGGCCTCAAACTCATCTACAGCCTGACGCTGACGCTGGCGTTGCTGATGGCCCTGCTGGGCGCAGTGGCGCTGGCAATCTATCTGTCGGACAAACTGGCCGCGCCGCTCTCAGTGCTGGCCGAAGGCACCCGCGCGGTGGCTTCGGGCGACTATTCACAGCGCCAGCCGGTGATCAGCCGCGACGAACTGGGCATTCTCACGCATTCGTTCAACCGCATGACCCGCCAGTTGGGCGATGCACGCACCGCGCTGGAACAGCACCAGGCCGAACAAGAGGCCGCCAATGCGTACCTGGAGGCGATGCTTGGCTCGCTCACCGCGGGTGTGATGTCGTTTGACGATAGCTGGACGCTGGCCTCTGCCAATCAGAGCGCGCTACGCATTCTGGGCATTGATCCCAACCGGCTAGGCGATATCCCGCTGATGCGCTGGAGTGAGCTTTATCCAGCGCTCACCACCTTGTGTGACCAAGTGTTGATGGGCTTTGCCGGCAAAGAAGAACACTGGGAAAAAGAAGCCGAAGTCGCCGACGAAAAACGCATTTTGCAAATTCGCGGCACAAGGCTGGCGGTGGGCGAAAGTCGTAGCGGCTATCTGGTGGTGTTTGACGACATTACCGATTTGATTTCCGCCCAGCGCGATGCGGCCTGGGGTGAAGTGGCTCGTCGCCTGGCCCATGAAATCAAAAACCCGCTCACGCCGATCCAGTTGGCCGCTGAGCGCATGGAACTGAAACTGGCCGACAAACTGGACCAGAGCGGTAAGGACCTGCTGACCCGCAATTCTCAAACCATCGTCAAACAGGTGGCCGCGCTCAAGCAAATGGTAGACGCGTTCCGCGATTACGCCCGCAAACCCACGGGCAAGAAGCGTCCGCTTGATCTGCGCCAGTTGCTCAGTGAAGTCTTGGTACTGTATGAAGCTGCCCCGGTGAAATACGAAGATCTGACCGGCGGCGCGCTGATTGTGGACGGAGATGCCACGCATTTACGCCAGGTGATCCACAATTTGCTGCAGAATGCACAAGATGCTATCCATTCCCAGGAAAGCGGACAGGCGGTTGATGGCGTATTCAATAAACCACAAATTTGCGTCCGGACCGAAAAAACCGATAAATTTGCCAGACTCGTCGTAGAAGACAGCGGAAACGGCTTTCAACCCGATATACTCCCTCGGGTGTTTGAACCGTACATCACAACAAAACAAAAAGGTACGGGCTTGGGATTGGCGATAGTTAAAAAAATTATCGACGAACATCACGGCCGCATTCAGGCCGGAAACCGCGAAACTGGCGGAGCCTGGGTTCGTATTGATCTGCCGCTGGCGGAGGAATGA
- the murB gene encoding UDP-N-acetylmuramate dehydrogenase codes for MPLLQNTDLSGLNTLGLPSRAQFLCELTDIGELATLRADIALAGLPWHVLGGGSNLVLPDVVPGLVIKVAIAGRSLAGEDDTAWYVSGGGGENWHEFVQWTLAQGWGGLENLSLIPGTVGAAPIQNIGAYGVEVKDVLYGVHATHLQTGEQRVFSKCECRFAYRDSIFKQEEAGRWLISEVIFRLPKQPALHTAYGEIERELQQLGVPTSPQAVAQAVINVRQRKLPDPAVIGNAGSFFKNPIVDVATRDQIAAEWPELVSYPVTAGWVKLAAGWLIDKAGWKGKTLGSAGMYDKQALVLVNHGGAGRADVEQLCRAVQASVKGKFGVQLEPEPVFW; via the coding sequence ATGCCTTTGCTGCAAAACACCGACCTGTCTGGCCTCAATACCCTGGGGCTGCCATCCCGCGCCCAATTCTTGTGTGAGCTGACCGATATCGGTGAGTTGGCGACATTACGTGCCGATATCGCTTTGGCGGGCTTGCCGTGGCATGTACTTGGCGGTGGTAGCAATCTGGTATTGCCAGATGTGGTGCCGGGCCTGGTGATCAAAGTCGCTATCGCTGGGCGTTCGTTGGCGGGCGAGGACGACACTGCCTGGTACGTCTCCGGCGGTGGCGGCGAAAACTGGCATGAGTTTGTACAGTGGACCCTGGCGCAGGGCTGGGGCGGGTTGGAAAATCTGTCGCTGATTCCCGGTACCGTCGGCGCTGCACCAATCCAGAATATTGGCGCCTATGGCGTAGAGGTAAAGGACGTGTTGTATGGCGTGCATGCCACGCATTTGCAGACCGGTGAACAACGCGTATTCAGCAAATGCGAGTGCCGCTTTGCCTACCGCGACAGTATCTTCAAACAAGAAGAAGCCGGGCGCTGGTTGATCAGCGAGGTCATCTTTCGCCTGCCCAAACAACCGGCGTTGCATACTGCTTATGGCGAGATCGAACGCGAATTGCAGCAGCTTGGCGTACCTACCTCGCCCCAAGCTGTAGCGCAGGCGGTCATCAATGTGCGTCAGCGCAAACTGCCTGATCCGGCTGTGATCGGCAACGCGGGCAGCTTCTTCAAGAACCCGATTGTGGATGTGGCGACGCGTGACCAGATTGCTGCAGAGTGGCCCGAGCTGGTGAGTTATCCGGTGACTGCGGGTTGGGTCAAACTGGCCGCAGGCTGGTTGATAGATAAGGCGGGCTGGAAAGGCAAAACGCTGGGGTCGGCAGGCATGTACGACAAACAGGCGCTGGTGCTGGTCAACCATGGCGGCGCAGGGCGTGCGGATGTCGAGCAGCTGTGCCGTGCAGTACAAGCGTCGGTCAAAGGCAAATTTGGCGTGCAGCTCGAGCCTGAGCCGGTGTTCTGGTAA
- a CDS encoding TrkH family potassium uptake protein, with protein MRLLPTFNILARIALLFSLTLLVPLGLAWFGQDAGLQPFAQALGIVFVSALVIVAATHAFRRELQVRDGFLLVVGIWLLLPLAAAAPFWLYDPSVSFTNGYFEGMAGLTTTGSTTIADLDALPASLNLWRHMLSWLGGLGVIVLAVAILPMLGVGGMQVFKAEMPGPIKDAKLKPRIRETARNLWLVYIGLTILCLLLLKLAGMTWFDAVCHALTAISLGGISTHTDSVAYFNSPAIEAILIVFMIAGATNFATHYVAFSRRSLLAYWRDTEFKSMLAVILLAGIGLAAYLDWQNVYPDYETSLRNVAFNLVSIATDGGYATADFGTWPLFVPLLMLFLSCFSACAGSTGGGIKMFRALVLLKEAGRQFTTLLHPNAVQPVQVNGRSVPPSVIFAVLGFISLYVTSMVVLTFVMLLTDLDFLSSFTAIVACLNNTGPGLGVVGPAANFSVFAPLQIWVCTFAMLLGRLEIFSVLILFTPAFWRH; from the coding sequence ATGCGCTTGTTGCCCACCTTCAATATCCTCGCCCGGATAGCCCTGCTGTTTTCACTCACCTTGCTGGTTCCGCTGGGGCTGGCCTGGTTCGGACAAGATGCTGGCCTGCAGCCGTTTGCACAGGCCTTGGGAATTGTGTTTGTCAGCGCGCTGGTAATCGTCGCGGCAACGCATGCCTTTCGCCGTGAATTGCAAGTACGTGACGGCTTCTTGCTGGTGGTCGGCATCTGGCTGTTGCTGCCACTCGCAGCGGCCGCGCCGTTCTGGCTTTATGACCCCAGCGTCTCGTTTACCAACGGCTATTTCGAGGGCATGGCCGGGCTGACCACCACCGGTTCCACCACAATCGCCGATCTTGATGCGCTGCCAGCGTCGCTCAACCTCTGGCGCCATATGTTGAGCTGGCTGGGCGGCTTGGGGGTGATCGTGCTGGCGGTGGCGATTTTGCCGATGCTGGGCGTAGGCGGCATGCAGGTGTTCAAGGCCGAAATGCCAGGGCCAATCAAAGACGCCAAGCTCAAACCGCGAATCCGGGAGACGGCGCGCAATTTATGGCTGGTTTATATCGGGCTCACCATCCTCTGCCTGCTGTTGCTCAAGCTGGCCGGGATGACCTGGTTTGACGCTGTATGCCACGCGCTGACGGCCATTTCACTGGGCGGCATTTCCACCCATACCGATAGTGTGGCGTACTTCAATTCGCCCGCCATCGAAGCCATCCTGATTGTGTTCATGATTGCTGGCGCCACCAATTTCGCCACGCATTACGTCGCCTTCAGCCGCCGTTCGCTACTAGCCTACTGGCGCGATACCGAGTTCAAGTCGATGTTGGCGGTGATCTTGCTAGCCGGCATCGGGTTGGCGGCCTACCTGGATTGGCAGAATGTCTATCCCGACTATGAAACATCACTGCGCAATGTAGCGTTCAACCTGGTGTCGATCGCCACCGATGGGGGTTACGCCACGGCGGACTTCGGCACTTGGCCACTGTTTGTACCGCTGCTGATGTTGTTCCTGTCTTGCTTTAGCGCTTGCGCGGGCTCTACCGGTGGCGGCATCAAGATGTTCCGGGCACTGGTGCTGCTCAAGGAAGCGGGCCGCCAGTTCACCACCCTGTTACATCCGAACGCCGTGCAACCGGTGCAGGTCAATGGCCGCAGCGTACCGCCGAGTGTGATTTTTGCGGTGCTCGGATTTATCTCGTTGTATGTAACCAGCATGGTGGTGCTGACGTTTGTCATGCTGCTGACTGATCTGGATTTCCTCAGCAGCTTCACTGCGATCGTGGCCTGCCTGAACAATACCGGGCCAGGTCTGGGCGTGGTTGGCCCGGCAGCTAATTTTTCAGTCTTCGCGCCGCTGCAAATCTGGGTTTGCACCTTTGCCATGCTGTTGGGACGACTGGAAATCTTCTCGGTGCTGATCCTGTTCACGCCAGCGTTCTGGCGCCACTAA
- a CDS encoding sigma-54-dependent transcriptional regulator yields MKLHSQDILVVDDEIGIRELLSEILQDEGYSVAVAENAEAARRLRNQAQPRLVLLDIWMPDTDGVTLLKEWARNGQLTMPVIMMSGHATIDTAVEATRIGAMDFLEKPIGLQKLLAAVKRAVTLQQEAPRPVVTLNRLGESEHIRELTRMLQAAQAQTAPVLLIGPPGVGFEYCARYVNPDGKPFVAPHSNEEFALAPQELLNKATGGTLFLRDLAYLDARAQAGLKSVLGKLDKMKVRLVSASSRPLDQLSGDLDPELFRQLSQWIVPVPALREHKEDIPRMAETILTDTVAQHKLGARRFSHNALQLLAQQDWPGNLDELTNVVKSLALSCRDGEIDINPVSRILSQFSPSVEATAAQISAPAPALSAVDMNLPLREARDQFEKFYLERQIELSGGNMSRVAERIGLERTHLYRKLKQLGVNMPKKNKPVEED; encoded by the coding sequence ATGAAGTTGCATAGTCAGGATATTCTGGTAGTAGATGACGAGATCGGCATTCGCGAATTGTTGTCCGAAATTCTGCAAGACGAAGGCTATAGCGTAGCGGTGGCAGAAAACGCCGAAGCGGCGCGCCGGCTACGTAATCAGGCGCAACCACGCCTGGTATTGCTGGATATCTGGATGCCGGACACCGATGGCGTAACGTTGCTCAAGGAGTGGGCACGTAACGGCCAGCTCACCATGCCGGTGATCATGATGTCAGGTCATGCCACCATCGATACCGCTGTGGAAGCAACGCGGATCGGTGCGATGGACTTCCTGGAAAAGCCGATTGGTTTGCAAAAGTTACTGGCCGCCGTCAAACGCGCCGTGACCTTGCAACAAGAAGCACCACGTCCGGTCGTCACCCTCAATCGTCTGGGAGAGAGCGAGCACATTCGCGAACTGACCCGCATGCTGCAAGCCGCACAAGCGCAAACCGCGCCGGTGCTGCTGATCGGCCCGCCTGGTGTCGGTTTTGAATATTGCGCGCGCTACGTCAACCCGGACGGCAAGCCGTTTGTGGCGCCGCACTCCAATGAAGAATTCGCGCTGGCGCCGCAAGAGTTGCTGAACAAGGCTACCGGCGGCACGTTGTTCCTGCGTGATCTGGCTTATCTGGATGCGCGGGCACAAGCCGGGCTGAAGTCGGTGCTGGGCAAGCTGGACAAAATGAAGGTGCGACTGGTGTCGGCCTCCAGCCGTCCGCTGGATCAGCTCAGCGGCGATCTCGATCCCGAGTTGTTCCGTCAGCTGTCGCAATGGATTGTGCCGGTGCCCGCCCTGCGTGAGCACAAGGAAGACATCCCGCGCATGGCGGAGACCATCCTCACCGATACAGTCGCGCAGCATAAGCTGGGCGCGCGTCGCTTCAGCCACAATGCTTTGCAGTTGCTGGCCCAGCAAGACTGGCCGGGCAATCTGGATGAGCTGACCAACGTGGTGAAGAGTCTGGCGTTGTCCTGCCGCGATGGCGAGATCGATATCAATCCGGTTTCGCGCATTTTGTCGCAGTTCTCGCCCAGCGTTGAAGCTACTGCAGCGCAAATTTCGGCACCGGCTCCGGCTTTGTCGGCAGTGGACATGAACTTGCCGCTACGCGAAGCACGCGACCAGTTCGAGAAGTTCTATCTGGAACGGCAGATCGAGTTGTCTGGCGGCAATATGAGCCGGGTGGCGGAACGGATCGGGCTGGAACGCACGCACCTTTACCGCAAGCTCAAACAGTTGGGTGTCAACATGCCCAAAAAAAACAAGCCAGTTGAAGAAGACTGA
- a CDS encoding GGDEF domain-containing protein, with amino-acid sequence MPKVPPVNPVEIARIALKRLVESRLPPTPENYTQFYNAIATIKAPEEKTTDELQQAWQILCRLDDAVGDATDTTEQLIASLAVNGESMASSLDQLQTAREQHLAKVVPPEETHGRLEALLDQIIDSTSTIHSSVQTTHVDLAAIRESVRHIEEDLAHNRMILGLDPLTGAHNRQGFDHLLAAEVKRARRHSGKLSVVILDLDDFKLVNDRFGHLVGDQVLVHMADLAKAVLRETDALVRYGGEEFLLILPETDQNGAQYVVDRLRVVAARTPFMHKSERIDVTFSSGVAMLKDDENGRALVLRADEALYRAKHSGRGRIELAL; translated from the coding sequence ATGCCTAAAGTGCCGCCGGTAAATCCGGTGGAAATCGCCCGAATTGCCTTAAAACGGTTGGTCGAAAGCCGCTTGCCGCCGACCCCCGAAAACTATACGCAATTCTACAACGCGATTGCCACCATCAAGGCGCCGGAAGAAAAAACCACCGACGAGCTCCAGCAAGCGTGGCAGATTCTGTGCCGGCTGGACGATGCCGTTGGCGATGCAACCGATACCACCGAACAACTGATTGCCTCGCTGGCGGTGAATGGCGAGAGCATGGCCAGCAGTCTGGACCAGTTGCAAACCGCCCGCGAACAGCATCTAGCCAAGGTTGTGCCGCCTGAAGAGACGCATGGTCGCCTTGAAGCTCTGCTGGATCAGATCATCGATTCCACCAGTACCATTCATTCCTCGGTGCAGACCACGCACGTTGATCTGGCTGCGATCCGCGAGTCCGTGCGCCACATTGAAGAAGACCTGGCGCACAACCGGATGATCCTTGGGCTGGACCCGCTGACCGGCGCACATAACCGTCAGGGCTTTGATCACCTGCTGGCCGCCGAAGTAAAGCGCGCTCGCCGCCACAGTGGCAAGCTGAGCGTGGTGATTCTTGATCTGGATGATTTCAAGCTGGTCAATGACCGGTTTGGCCATCTGGTTGGTGATCAGGTGTTGGTGCACATGGCCGATCTGGCCAAAGCGGTGTTGCGTGAAACTGACGCTTTGGTCCGCTACGGCGGTGAAGAGTTCCTGCTGATTTTGCCGGAAACCGACCAGAACGGCGCGCAATATGTGGTCGACCGTTTGCGGGTTGTGGCTGCGCGGACGCCGTTTATGCACAAGTCCGAACGTATTGATGTCACGTTCTCCTCCGGCGTGGCCATGCTCAAGGATGATGAAAACGGTCGTGCCCTGGTATTGCGTGCCGATGAGGCGTTGTATCGGGCCAAACACAGTGGTCGCGGGCGGATCGAGCTGGCGCTGTAG
- the trkA gene encoding Trk system potassium transporter TrkA — translation MSNILILGAGRVGATVAEQLVYEQHNVTIVDDNPANLAPLMSRLDLRVITGSASSPQTLREAGAEDAELLLAVTPTDELNMVACKIAYQMFRVPTRIARIRNSDLLAHEALFSEEDGFAISHTITPAQVVTDYLVRLVKMPEALQVLDFANGLVQLVVARITEGAPMAGKALTQFNEVLPNVDRRVVGVYRNNHYIRPDGDTELQAGDEVFVLAEARQMRKVIAALHVVESPIKRVLLAGGGNVGFRLAKALQKDYSVKLVESDPARAEWIANQLPDSLVLLGDATSETMFESEQIDRTDLYLALTSDDEDNIMSSLLAKQMGARKVISIINRSRYVDLLQDSRIDVALSPAQLTIGTLLAFARQGDIAAVKPLRRGAAEAVELIVHGNKSVSRVIGRRVDEIRMPSHAFLAAIVRAGKVIMVHHDTVIEADDRCILFVHDKMRTREVEHLFAVKLGFF, via the coding sequence GTGTCCAATATTCTGATTCTTGGTGCCGGCCGGGTCGGCGCCACCGTGGCCGAGCAATTGGTCTACGAGCAACACAACGTCACCATCGTCGATGACAACCCGGCCAATCTAGCTCCCCTGATGAGCCGACTGGATCTGCGCGTCATTACCGGTTCTGCCTCCAGCCCGCAAACGCTGCGCGAAGCTGGCGCTGAAGACGCCGAACTGCTGCTGGCCGTCACCCCGACGGATGAACTGAACATGGTGGCCTGCAAGATTGCCTACCAGATGTTCCGCGTGCCCACGCGCATTGCCCGCATCCGCAATTCCGATCTATTGGCTCACGAGGCGCTGTTTTCGGAAGAAGACGGTTTTGCCATCAGTCACACCATTACACCGGCCCAGGTCGTCACCGACTACCTGGTGCGGCTGGTGAAAATGCCCGAAGCATTGCAGGTGCTCGATTTTGCCAACGGGCTGGTGCAACTGGTGGTGGCGCGCATTACCGAAGGCGCGCCCATGGCAGGCAAGGCGTTGACCCAGTTCAACGAGGTCCTGCCCAATGTCGACCGGCGCGTCGTCGGCGTCTATCGCAATAACCATTACATCCGCCCGGATGGCGACACCGAGCTGCAGGCCGGAGACGAAGTATTTGTGCTGGCCGAAGCACGGCAAATGCGCAAAGTCATCGCCGCGTTGCACGTGGTGGAAAGCCCCATCAAGCGCGTGCTGCTGGCGGGCGGGGGCAACGTTGGCTTTCGCCTCGCCAAGGCCCTGCAGAAGGATTACAGCGTCAAGCTGGTAGAAAGCGATCCAGCTCGCGCCGAATGGATTGCCAACCAGTTGCCCGACTCGCTGGTACTGCTCGGTGATGCCACCAGCGAGACGATGTTTGAATCGGAACAGATTGACCGTACCGATCTATATCTGGCGCTGACTTCGGATGACGAAGACAACATCATGTCGTCCTTGCTGGCCAAACAGATGGGCGCACGCAAGGTGATCTCGATCATCAACCGCTCGCGCTATGTCGACCTGTTGCAAGACAGCCGCATTGACGTGGCGCTCTCCCCCGCCCAGCTCACCATCGGCACCCTGCTCGCCTTCGCCCGGCAAGGCGATATCGCCGCAGTCAAACCACTGCGCCGTGGCGCGGCCGAGGCGGTTGAGCTGATCGTTCATGGCAACAAGTCGGTGTCGCGGGTAATTGGCCGCCGGGTCGATGAAATTCGCATGCCATCGCACGCTTTTCTGGCCGCCATCGTGCGCGCTGGCAAGGTCATCATGGTGCACCATGACACGGTGATCGAAGCCGATGACCGCTGCATCCTGTTCGTGCACGACAAAATGCGTACCCGCGAAGTTGAGCATCTGTTCGCCGTGAAGCTGGGGTTCTTCTGA
- the mpl gene encoding UDP-N-acetylmuramate:L-alanyl-gamma-D-glutamyl-meso-diaminopimelate ligase, which yields MMHIHILGICGTFMGGIAALARVAGHTVTGCDAGVYPPMSDQLEALGIELIEGWSPDQLQLNADLYVIGNVVSRGNPLMEEILNRGLPYTSGPEWLRDHILQGRWVLAVAGTHGKTTTTSMLAWILEYAGLAPGFLVGGIPENFGISARLPGEPRQEKGGQSPFFVIEADEYDTAFFDKRSKFVHYRPRTAILNNLEFDHADIFADLHAIETQFHHLVRTVPGNGRLIVNGREASLDRVLQRGNWSEAERFGVDQGWAMANDDGQHFDVLLNGQMQGRVTWDLLGEHNRLNAVAAIAAARHVGVPVAQAIEALGEFRNVKRRMEIKGVVNGITVYDDFAHHPTAIATTLAGLRRKVGKARILAVLEPRSNTMKLGTMKAQLPASLVDADRVYCYGANLGWDPAEALTGLGEKAHAHDDLTALVADVASAAQPGDHILVMSNGGFGGIHGKLLAALQR from the coding sequence ATTATGCATATTCACATTCTCGGTATTTGCGGCACTTTCATGGGTGGCATCGCCGCCCTGGCACGCGTGGCGGGCCACACGGTGACCGGCTGCGATGCCGGGGTTTACCCGCCCATGTCCGACCAGCTGGAAGCACTGGGTATCGAGCTGATCGAGGGCTGGTCTCCTGACCAGTTGCAGCTGAACGCGGATCTGTACGTGATCGGCAACGTGGTCAGCCGCGGCAATCCGTTAATGGAAGAAATCCTCAATCGTGGCCTGCCGTATACCTCAGGCCCAGAGTGGCTGCGCGATCATATCCTGCAGGGTCGCTGGGTTCTCGCGGTCGCTGGCACGCATGGCAAAACCACGACGACCTCCATGCTGGCCTGGATTCTGGAATACGCCGGATTGGCACCTGGCTTTCTGGTGGGTGGCATCCCGGAAAACTTTGGCATCTCCGCCCGCCTGCCCGGCGAACCACGCCAGGAAAAAGGCGGTCAATCTCCCTTCTTTGTAATCGAAGCCGATGAATATGACACCGCGTTTTTCGACAAACGTTCCAAATTTGTTCATTACCGGCCACGCACGGCAATCCTGAATAATCTGGAGTTCGACCACGCCGATATTTTTGCCGATCTGCATGCCATCGAAACCCAGTTTCACCACTTGGTGCGCACGGTGCCGGGCAATGGTCGCCTGATCGTCAACGGTCGCGAAGCCAGTCTGGATCGCGTACTGCAACGCGGCAACTGGAGCGAAGCCGAGCGCTTTGGGGTCGACCAGGGTTGGGCGATGGCCAATGATGACGGCCAGCATTTTGATGTACTGCTCAATGGCCAGATGCAAGGCCGGGTGACTTGGGATTTGCTGGGCGAACACAATCGCTTGAACGCGGTTGCTGCCATCGCTGCGGCCCGGCATGTGGGTGTACCGGTGGCGCAAGCCATTGAGGCGCTGGGCGAGTTCCGCAACGTCAAACGCCGCATGGAGATTAAGGGCGTGGTCAACGGCATCACCGTGTACGACGACTTTGCCCATCACCCCACCGCCATTGCCACCACGCTAGCGGGCTTGCGCCGCAAAGTAGGCAAAGCACGCATTCTGGCAGTGCTGGAGCCCCGTTCCAACACCATGAAGCTGGGCACCATGAAGGCGCAATTGCCAGCCAGTCTGGTCGATGCAGATCGCGTGTATTGCTACGGCGCCAATCTGGGCTGGGACCCGGCAGAAGCGTTGACCGGACTGGGCGAGAAAGCGCATGCGCATGATGACCTGACAGCGCTGGTTGCCGATGTCGCCAGCGCAGCACAACCGGGCGATCACATTCTGGTCATGAGTAACGGCGGCTTTGGCGGCATTCACGGCAAACTGTTGGCGGCTTTGCAGCGTTAA